A genomic window from Vicinamibacterales bacterium includes:
- a CDS encoding Gfo/Idh/MocA family oxidoreductase, whose product MKIRWGILGCGDVTEVKSGPALQKADGSTLVAVMRRDRALATDYARRHGVPRSYDSAAALVADPDVDAVYVATPPSTHLELALLAADAGKPCLVEKPMATSHDECLAMVEAFAARGVPLWVAYYRRALPRFLAVREQMASGAIGTITSVHVQVTDRLASGTTLHNWRFDPAIAGAGLFFDLGSHCFDLLDFLIGAVGDPHGIAVNTAGAGAVEDVTAAAFRCASGVAGTAIFNFNAASKTDAMTIIGTRGTIVTPVFADADVIVDTERGAETLPVRNPPHVHQPLIQTIVDELHGRGRCASTGESAARASWVLDRCLGRPTSLSRR is encoded by the coding sequence ATGAAGATCCGCTGGGGCATCCTGGGGTGCGGCGACGTCACGGAAGTGAAGAGCGGTCCTGCCCTGCAGAAGGCCGACGGCTCGACGCTCGTGGCGGTGATGCGGCGCGATCGCGCCCTGGCGACAGATTACGCGCGACGGCACGGCGTACCGCGGTCCTACGACTCGGCGGCGGCGCTGGTCGCCGATCCGGACGTGGACGCCGTCTACGTCGCTACACCGCCGTCCACACACCTCGAATTGGCGCTACTCGCGGCTGACGCGGGCAAGCCGTGCCTGGTCGAGAAGCCGATGGCCACCAGCCACGACGAGTGCCTGGCGATGGTGGAGGCGTTCGCCGCGCGCGGCGTGCCGCTGTGGGTCGCCTACTACCGGCGCGCCCTCCCGCGATTCCTCGCTGTGCGGGAACAGATGGCGTCCGGCGCGATCGGGACGATCACCTCCGTCCACGTACAGGTCACCGACCGTCTCGCAAGCGGCACCACCCTTCACAACTGGCGTTTCGATCCGGCGATCGCCGGCGCCGGACTGTTCTTCGACCTTGGCTCCCACTGCTTCGATCTGCTCGATTTCCTAATCGGCGCCGTCGGCGACCCGCACGGCATCGCCGTGAACACGGCAGGCGCCGGCGCGGTCGAGGACGTGACCGCGGCGGCGTTCCGCTGCGCGAGCGGCGTGGCCGGTACGGCGATCTTCAACTTCAACGCAGCCTCGAAGACCGACGCCATGACGATCATCGGCACGCGCGGCACCATCGTCACGCCGGTCTTCGCCGATGCCGACGTAATCGTCGACACGGAGCGCGGCGCCGAAACGCTGCCGGTGCGCAACCCGCCGCACGTGCACCAGCCGTTGATCCAGACGATCGTCGACGAGCTCCACGGTCGCGGCCGCTGCGCCTCGACCGGCGAATCGGCCGCCCGTGCATCGTGGGTGCTCGATCGCTGCCTCGGGCGACCGACTTCTCTGAGCCGGCGTTGA
- a CDS encoding FUSC family protein, whose translation MADTVRQVVGQTVRVDWRLFEGAGALRCTAGVAIPLLAGLALGQPSVAAFGAVGAVSVGFGSFQGAYRSRAAVMVSASLAMGIAMAAGSMAGRSDAAAILVSTAAAFVGGLVGALGASAAFVGLQAIVAVLIATGFPSGPREAAIRGAIVIGGGLAQTLLVALLWPLRRFTAERTTIAEIYRSLSAYAVSLADPRTDAAPEPHTFAVSAAPLDDPQPFAHAGEVLVFQALFDEADRIRSSLAALVARRRDAGGDPGCTSRFFTACAAALDAIAAALDAGREPHDTAGIWDDIDACAPAFERRVLVEALLGQVRAAWRTAGVLGDDRPSRTTGQRLPPLRRRPPVRDALTTLAANLTPQSTACRHALRTAIAVLLGTAAYRLWHMPRGYWMPMTAVLVLKPEFYDTFSRGIARIAGTVAGAFLAGLIVRAWAPGHVALMALVLISVWGCYAFFRMNYAIFAVCLTGYVVFILMLSGVGPATAAMLREEYTLGGGALALLLYALFPTWAGTTARAALASMLRLHSQYVDALLTGFADPSRIDLQRIGGIRSEARLARSNAEAVIERMIAEPARRAGLPPRVAVGILAALRRHALAALALHAGLERGVTEGVPGMARLAPEMSGALTALATALDAGTPPPPLPDLRTSQLALGKSDALVNDETDLMVDSVNTIASLLARPRYAEGPP comes from the coding sequence GTGGCAGACACGGTTCGTCAGGTCGTCGGCCAGACAGTGCGGGTCGACTGGCGGCTCTTCGAGGGCGCCGGGGCACTGCGCTGCACGGCCGGGGTTGCCATTCCGCTTCTCGCCGGCCTCGCGCTCGGACAACCATCGGTCGCCGCGTTCGGCGCGGTGGGCGCGGTATCGGTCGGCTTCGGATCGTTCCAGGGCGCCTATCGCAGCCGCGCCGCCGTGATGGTGTCGGCGTCGCTGGCGATGGGGATCGCGATGGCGGCCGGATCGATGGCGGGCCGTTCCGACGCGGCGGCGATCCTGGTGTCGACCGCGGCGGCGTTCGTCGGCGGACTCGTCGGCGCGCTCGGCGCCTCGGCGGCGTTCGTCGGGCTGCAGGCCATCGTCGCCGTGCTGATCGCGACGGGATTCCCGTCCGGCCCGCGCGAGGCCGCGATCCGCGGCGCGATCGTGATCGGGGGCGGCCTCGCGCAGACGCTGCTCGTCGCGCTGCTCTGGCCGCTGCGCCGCTTCACCGCGGAACGCACGACGATCGCCGAGATCTACCGGAGCCTGTCGGCCTACGCGGTGTCGCTGGCCGATCCGCGCACCGACGCCGCGCCCGAACCGCACACCTTTGCCGTCAGCGCCGCGCCGCTCGACGATCCGCAGCCGTTCGCGCACGCCGGCGAGGTGCTGGTGTTCCAGGCGCTGTTCGACGAGGCGGACCGGATCCGCAGCAGTCTCGCGGCGCTGGTCGCGAGGCGGCGCGACGCCGGCGGCGATCCCGGGTGCACCTCGCGGTTCTTCACCGCCTGCGCGGCCGCGCTCGACGCGATCGCCGCGGCACTCGACGCGGGGCGCGAGCCGCACGATACGGCCGGAATCTGGGATGACATCGACGCGTGCGCCCCGGCGTTCGAGCGCCGCGTTCTGGTGGAAGCGCTGCTCGGCCAGGTGCGCGCGGCATGGCGCACCGCCGGTGTGCTGGGAGACGACCGCCCTTCCAGGACGACCGGCCAGCGGCTGCCGCCGCTCCGGCGGCGGCCGCCGGTTCGTGACGCGCTGACCACCCTCGCGGCGAACCTGACGCCGCAGTCGACCGCCTGCCGCCACGCGCTGCGCACGGCGATCGCCGTACTGCTCGGCACCGCCGCCTACCGGTTGTGGCACATGCCGCGCGGCTACTGGATGCCGATGACCGCGGTGCTCGTCCTCAAGCCGGAGTTCTACGACACCTTCAGCCGCGGCATCGCGCGCATCGCCGGCACCGTCGCCGGCGCGTTCCTCGCCGGACTCATCGTGCGCGCGTGGGCGCCCGGCCACGTCGCGCTGATGGCGCTGGTGCTGATCTCGGTGTGGGGCTGCTACGCCTTCTTCAGGATGAACTATGCGATTTTCGCCGTCTGCCTGACCGGCTATGTCGTCTTCATCCTGATGCTGAGCGGGGTCGGCCCGGCGACCGCGGCGATGTTGCGCGAGGAATACACGCTCGGCGGCGGCGCGCTGGCGCTCCTGCTCTACGCGCTCTTCCCGACGTGGGCCGGCACCACCGCGCGCGCCGCGCTCGCCTCGATGCTCCGGCTGCACAGCCAGTACGTCGACGCGCTGCTCACCGGATTCGCCGATCCGTCGCGCATCGACCTGCAGCGGATCGGCGGGATCCGCAGCGAGGCGCGCCTCGCGCGATCGAATGCCGAGGCGGTCATCGAGCGGATGATCGCCGAGCCGGCGCGGCGCGCCGGGCTGCCGCCGCGGGTCGCGGTCGGGATCCTCGCGGCGCTGCGCCGGCACGCGCTGGCGGCACTGGCGCTGCACGCCGGCCTCGAACGCGGCGTCACCGAGGGAGTGCCCGGAATGGCGCGACTGGCGCCAGAGATGAGCGGCGCGCTCACCGCGCTCGCCACCGCGCTCGACGCCGGCACGCCGCCACCGCCCCTCCCGGATCTGCGCACCAGCCAGCTGGCGCTCGGCAAGAGCGACGCGCTGGTGAACGACGAAACCGATCTGATGGTCGACAGCGTCAACACGATCGCCTCGCTTCTGGCGCGGCCACGGTATGCTGAAGGGCCACCGTGA
- the moaA gene encoding GTP 3',8-cyclase MoaA: protein MTEVIADRFNRPLRSLRISVTDRCNLRCQYCMPEPDYAWLPRASILDFEEIAALTDAFTALGVEHVRLTGGEPLLRRDLPALVRQLASRGSIRDLALTTNGVLLNDQARALRDAGLHRLTVSLDTLQPDRFRALTRFDELGSVLTGIDAAREAGFAALKIDTVVMRGRNDDELPALLEFAKHRGAEIRFIEYMDVGGATHWTPASVVPRVEILARLRTALGAIEPLPGRGSAPAERFRLADGTTFGIIASTTEPFCAACDRSRLTADGLWLLCLYAQGGLDLRRPLREGASTEELQQLVAAVWGMRADRGAEERLGSPARDVLIPVAALKRDAHLEMHTRGG, encoded by the coding sequence ATGACGGAAGTGATCGCCGACAGGTTCAACCGGCCCCTGCGCAGCCTCCGCATCTCGGTCACCGACCGGTGCAATCTCCGGTGCCAGTACTGCATGCCCGAGCCGGACTACGCCTGGCTGCCCCGGGCCAGCATCCTCGATTTCGAGGAGATCGCGGCGCTGACCGATGCCTTCACGGCGCTCGGCGTCGAGCACGTCCGTCTCACCGGCGGCGAACCGCTGCTCCGGCGGGATCTGCCGGCGCTCGTCCGGCAGCTGGCCTCGCGCGGGTCGATCCGGGATCTCGCGCTGACGACCAACGGCGTGCTGCTGAACGATCAGGCGCGGGCGCTGCGGGACGCCGGGCTGCATCGGCTGACGGTCAGCCTCGACACCCTGCAGCCAGACCGTTTCCGCGCGTTGACGCGTTTCGACGAGCTCGGCTCGGTGCTGACCGGGATCGATGCGGCGCGGGAGGCCGGGTTCGCCGCGCTCAAGATCGATACGGTCGTGATGCGCGGCCGCAACGACGACGAACTGCCGGCGCTGCTCGAGTTCGCGAAACACCGCGGCGCCGAGATCCGGTTCATCGAGTACATGGACGTCGGCGGCGCCACGCACTGGACGCCCGCCAGCGTCGTGCCGCGCGTGGAAATCCTCGCGCGCCTCCGCACGGCGCTGGGCGCGATCGAGCCGCTGCCTGGCCGCGGCTCGGCGCCGGCCGAGCGCTTCCGCCTCGCCGATGGCACGACGTTCGGGATCATCGCCTCGACGACCGAGCCATTCTGCGCCGCCTGCGATCGCAGCCGGCTCACCGCGGACGGCCTCTGGCTGCTTTGTCTGTACGCGCAGGGCGGCCTCGATCTGCGGCGGCCGCTCCGTGAGGGAGCGTCCACCGAAGAGCTGCAGCAGCTGGTCGCCGCGGTCTGGGGGATGCGAGCCGATCGCGGCGCCGAGGAACGCCTTGGCTCGCCGGCGCGCGACGTGCTCATCCCGGTCGCCGCGTTGAAGCGCGACGCCCATCTCGAAATGCACACCCGCGGCGGCTAG
- a CDS encoding ABC transporter permease produces the protein MILPARLRLVSRRLLRAPLFTSVAVATLALGIGANTAMFTVIRGVLLKPLPFEAPERLIGVWHAAPGLGIPLLNQAPAFYLTYRDSNRTFEDTGLWDTDAVAVTGAGEPERVDALDVTDGILPILRVQAAIGRRFTAADDSPKSPERVMLAYGYWQRKFGGDPSVVGRSIVLDGKPHEIIGVLPARFRFLNLHPQMLLPMRIDPATVFVGNFSFQGIARLKPGVTLAQANADVNRMIPLVEDRYPMPPGFTKPMFAAARIGANVRPLDQDVIGDVGRVLWVVFGTVGIVLLIACANVANLFLVRAEGRQQELAIHAALGAGTRRIAWELLSESLCLGLAGGAAGLGLAWLGIRGLVALAPSGLPRVDDIGIDGAVVVFTLGISLVAGVLFGLLPVMKFATPRLATFLNQGGRLGTASRQRHRARNTLVVVEVALAVVLLVGSGLMIRTFQAMRRVDPGFVHPEQLVTMRVSIPDSIVKDPDRTTRTHEAIARKLAALPGVASVGLTSSVTMEGANSNDPIFVEDVPPPPGTIPPIRRYKSTDGSYFSTMGARLVAGRLLNWTDTYNHLPVVVFSESLAREYWKDPAKAVGRRVRNSPDNPWRTVVGVVGDERDDGLAQPAPPTVYWPLIVEKLWNEPVTVRRSLTYVIRSERPKSPTLVKDLQQAVWSVNASLPVANVRTMNDIMSASMAQTSFALVMLAIAGAVALLLGIVGIYGVIAYIATQRTKEIGIRMALGALSRDVTGLFVRQGLVLAGAGIAIGLVTAAFVTRVMSTLLYGVGALDPVTYVAVAVGLGVTALLASYVPAARAARVQPALALRRDL, from the coding sequence ATGATTCTGCCCGCACGGCTTCGCCTCGTGTCGCGCCGGCTGCTCCGCGCCCCGCTTTTCACCTCGGTCGCCGTCGCCACGCTCGCGCTGGGCATCGGCGCCAACACCGCGATGTTCACCGTGATTCGCGGTGTGCTCCTCAAACCCCTGCCTTTCGAGGCGCCGGAACGCCTCATCGGTGTGTGGCACGCGGCGCCGGGACTCGGGATCCCCCTCCTCAATCAGGCGCCCGCCTTCTACCTGACGTATCGCGACTCGAACCGCACCTTCGAGGACACGGGGCTCTGGGACACGGACGCGGTCGCGGTGACTGGCGCCGGCGAGCCGGAGCGGGTCGACGCGCTCGACGTCACCGACGGCATCCTGCCGATCCTGCGTGTGCAGGCCGCAATAGGCCGCCGCTTCACTGCCGCCGACGATTCACCGAAGAGTCCCGAGCGCGTGATGCTCGCCTACGGCTACTGGCAGCGCAAGTTCGGCGGCGATCCCTCGGTCGTCGGTCGGTCGATCGTGCTCGACGGCAAGCCGCACGAAATCATCGGCGTCCTGCCCGCCCGCTTCCGGTTCCTCAATCTCCATCCGCAGATGCTGTTGCCGATGCGGATCGACCCGGCGACCGTCTTCGTCGGCAATTTCAGCTTTCAGGGCATCGCGCGGCTCAAGCCCGGCGTGACACTGGCGCAGGCGAATGCCGACGTCAACCGGATGATCCCGCTCGTCGAGGATCGATACCCGATGCCGCCCGGGTTCACCAAACCGATGTTCGCGGCGGCGCGGATCGGCGCCAACGTCCGTCCGCTCGACCAGGACGTGATCGGGGACGTCGGCCGCGTGCTGTGGGTGGTCTTCGGCACCGTGGGCATCGTCCTGCTCATTGCGTGCGCCAACGTGGCGAATCTGTTCCTGGTGCGCGCCGAAGGGCGGCAGCAGGAGCTGGCGATCCACGCCGCGCTCGGCGCGGGGACGCGCCGGATCGCCTGGGAACTGCTGTCGGAGAGCCTGTGTCTCGGGCTGGCCGGGGGAGCGGCCGGGCTCGGGCTGGCGTGGCTCGGGATTCGCGGGCTGGTCGCGCTGGCGCCCTCGGGACTGCCGCGCGTCGACGATATCGGCATCGACGGCGCCGTCGTCGTCTTCACCCTCGGGATTTCGCTGGTCGCCGGGGTGCTGTTCGGGCTGCTGCCGGTGATGAAGTTCGCGACGCCTCGCCTGGCGACGTTCCTCAACCAGGGCGGTCGTCTCGGCACTGCCAGCCGCCAGCGGCACCGCGCCCGCAACACGCTGGTCGTCGTCGAGGTGGCGCTCGCGGTGGTACTGCTGGTCGGCTCGGGTCTCATGATTCGCACGTTCCAGGCGATGCGGCGCGTCGATCCCGGCTTCGTGCATCCGGAACAGCTCGTCACGATGCGCGTGTCGATCCCGGACTCGATCGTCAAGGATCCCGACCGCACCACGCGGACCCACGAGGCGATTGCGCGCAAACTGGCGGCTCTGCCGGGCGTCGCCTCGGTCGGATTGACGTCTTCCGTCACGATGGAAGGCGCCAATTCCAACGATCCGATCTTCGTGGAGGACGTGCCGCCCCCGCCCGGTACGATTCCGCCGATTCGTCGCTACAAGTCGACCGACGGCAGTTATTTCTCGACGATGGGCGCGCGGCTCGTCGCCGGACGTCTCCTGAACTGGACCGACACCTACAACCACCTGCCGGTCGTCGTGTTCAGCGAGAGCCTGGCGCGCGAGTACTGGAAGGATCCGGCGAAGGCGGTCGGCCGCCGCGTCCGCAATTCACCCGACAACCCGTGGCGGACGGTCGTCGGCGTTGTCGGCGACGAGCGCGACGACGGGCTGGCGCAGCCGGCGCCGCCCACCGTCTACTGGCCGTTGATCGTCGAGAAGCTGTGGAACGAACCGGTGACGGTACGCCGCAGTCTCACCTACGTGATCCGCAGCGAGCGGCCGAAGTCGCCGACGCTCGTCAAGGACCTGCAGCAGGCGGTGTGGTCGGTCAACGCCAGCCTCCCGGTCGCCAACGTCCGGACGATGAACGACATCATGTCGGCATCGATGGCGCAGACGTCGTTCGCGCTGGTGATGCTCGCGATTGCCGGAGCCGTGGCGCTGCTGCTCGGTATCGTCGGCATCTACGGCGTCATCGCCTACATCGCGACGCAGCGGACGAAGGAGATCGGCATCCGCATGGCGCTCGGTGCGCTGAGCCGCGACGTGACCGGTCTCTTCGTGCGTCAAGGCCTGGTGCTGGCGGGGGCGGGCATTGCGATCGGCCTGGTGACGGCGGCCTTCGTTACCCGCGTGATGTCGACGCTGTTGTACGGCGTCGGCGCCCTCGATCCGGTGACGTACGTGGCCGTTGCGGTGGGTCTCGGCGTGACGGCGCTCCTGGCGTCGTACGTGCCGGCGGCGCGCGCCGCGCGGGTGCAGCCGGCGCTGGCGCTGCGAAGAGACCTGTAG
- a CDS encoding peptidase dimerization domain-containing protein: protein MKPRALLVAALLATVVVAAPLAERVAQAPAAPAAANPRLDAWKQEAVNDVESQAGFAQQMVDQIFSYGELGFQETETNHYLIDILKKNGFDVEEGVAGIPTAFMATWGSGKPILALGSDIDCIPQASQKPGVAYHDPIIEGAPGHGEGHNSGLPLQIVAAISVKKIMAREHLPGTIRIWTGTAEELVGSKAYFVRAGLFKDVDIALFVHVGENLGVSWGAGSGTGLVSVQYSFLGETAHAAAAPWRGRSALDAVELMDIGWQFRREHLRLSQRSHDVITDGGDQPNVVPRTASVWYYFRETDYEHIKELWETGDTMAKAAAMMAGVELKQEQVLGAAWPQHFNKVVAETTWSNIQKVGLPKWSDEDQQLAKALQKELKNPKTDGLSVKLPEKLQGPVEHNDGGGSDDIGDISWNVPTVTLRYPSNIPGLPGHNWANAIAMATPIAHKGVIAGAKVQAMTMLDLLARKELVDQAWSYFRDVQNKDTKYEPLIRPQDTPAIWLNKNTMDKYRAEMKKYYYDPSRYKTYLEQLGIKYPTVRASNP from the coding sequence ATGAAACCACGCGCGCTGCTGGTCGCCGCACTGCTCGCCACCGTCGTCGTCGCCGCGCCGCTTGCCGAGCGGGTCGCGCAGGCGCCCGCGGCTCCGGCGGCGGCCAATCCCAGGCTCGATGCCTGGAAGCAGGAAGCCGTCAACGATGTCGAGAGCCAGGCGGGCTTCGCGCAGCAGATGGTCGATCAGATCTTCAGCTATGGCGAGCTTGGTTTCCAGGAAACCGAAACGAACCACTATCTGATCGACATCCTCAAGAAGAACGGCTTCGACGTGGAGGAGGGGGTCGCCGGCATCCCGACCGCCTTCATGGCCACGTGGGGATCGGGCAAGCCGATTCTGGCGCTCGGATCGGACATCGACTGCATCCCGCAGGCGTCGCAGAAGCCGGGGGTCGCCTACCATGACCCGATCATCGAAGGCGCGCCCGGCCACGGCGAAGGGCACAATTCCGGACTGCCGCTGCAGATCGTCGCCGCGATCAGCGTCAAGAAAATCATGGCGCGCGAGCACCTGCCGGGCACGATCCGCATCTGGACCGGCACCGCCGAGGAACTCGTCGGCAGCAAGGCCTACTTCGTCCGCGCCGGGCTGTTCAAGGACGTCGACATCGCGCTCTTCGTCCACGTCGGGGAAAACCTCGGCGTGTCGTGGGGCGCGGGGAGCGGCACCGGTCTCGTCTCGGTGCAGTACTCGTTCCTCGGCGAAACGGCGCACGCCGCCGCCGCGCCGTGGCGCGGCCGGAGCGCGCTGGATGCCGTCGAGTTGATGGACATCGGTTGGCAGTTCCGCCGTGAGCATCTGCGTCTCAGCCAGCGCTCGCACGACGTCATCACCGACGGCGGCGATCAGCCCAACGTCGTCCCGCGCACGGCGTCGGTCTGGTACTACTTCCGCGAAACCGATTATGAGCACATCAAAGAGCTCTGGGAGACCGGCGACACGATGGCCAAAGCGGCGGCGATGATGGCCGGCGTCGAACTGAAGCAGGAACAGGTCCTCGGTGCGGCGTGGCCGCAGCATTTCAACAAGGTCGTCGCCGAGACGACGTGGTCGAACATCCAGAAAGTCGGCCTGCCGAAATGGAGCGATGAGGATCAGCAGCTCGCCAAGGCGCTGCAGAAGGAGCTGAAGAACCCGAAGACCGACGGACTGTCGGTCAAGCTCCCGGAAAAGCTTCAGGGGCCGGTGGAGCACAACGACGGCGGCGGCTCGGACGACATCGGCGACATCTCGTGGAACGTCCCGACCGTGACGCTGCGCTACCCCTCGAATATTCCCGGTCTGCCGGGCCACAACTGGGCGAACGCCATCGCGATGGCCACGCCGATCGCGCACAAGGGTGTGATCGCCGGTGCCAAGGTGCAGGCCATGACGATGCTCGACCTGCTGGCGCGGAAGGAGCTGGTCGATCAGGCCTGGTCGTATTTCCGAGACGTCCAGAACAAGGACACCAAGTACGAGCCGTTGATCCGCCCGCAGGACACCCCGGCCATCTGGCTGAACAAGAACACGATGGACAAGTACCGCGCGGAGATGAAGAAGTACTACTACGATCCGTCGCGCTACAAGACGTACCTCGAGCAGCTCGGAATCAAGTACCCGACGGTACGCGCATCGAATCCCTGA
- a CDS encoding tetratricopeptide repeat protein: MDVRSAIDRIIRREARIFGALCAIAIAAFFATRTLAASNRRTAQADAARWNAAGAASLAAGNAKAAVDAFRKASLIDRDNRAYRSALADALRRTGDNDAALDVLLRLREAVPEDVEVNASLARLVAARGSVDDAVRYFQTAILGLWQPARIEERRTLRIELIDLLLTHGAAERALAELLKLSGEIPDDPLAHVRVGQLLMQAGSPARAEAQFVAALRRAPHDETALAGAGEAAFATGDYEHARDYLRRTAGGADSERLQIAELVLDIDPLLPRLTARERDRRLARAVDELQARAAGCASAAAPQQALADLQRTFAAAHATSADSLGPDLARVAGLARDLSNLCPPPQPIDRAIVLIAARHGLDAS, translated from the coding sequence TTGGACGTTCGCAGCGCAATCGATCGGATCATCAGGCGCGAAGCCCGCATCTTCGGTGCGTTGTGCGCCATCGCGATCGCCGCGTTCTTCGCCACCCGGACGCTCGCCGCCTCAAATCGCCGCACCGCGCAGGCGGATGCGGCGCGTTGGAACGCCGCCGGCGCGGCAAGCCTGGCCGCGGGAAATGCCAAGGCCGCCGTCGACGCGTTCCGCAAGGCCTCTCTGATCGACCGTGACAATCGAGCCTACCGGTCTGCGCTGGCGGATGCCTTGCGCCGGACCGGCGACAACGACGCGGCGCTCGACGTGCTGCTGCGCCTGCGCGAGGCGGTGCCCGAGGACGTCGAGGTCAACGCCAGTCTGGCCCGGCTGGTGGCGGCGCGCGGCAGCGTCGACGACGCGGTCCGCTATTTCCAGACCGCGATTCTGGGCCTGTGGCAGCCGGCGCGGATCGAAGAGCGACGCACGCTTCGAATCGAGCTGATTGACCTGCTGCTCACACACGGCGCGGCCGAACGCGCGCTGGCCGAACTGCTGAAGTTGAGCGGTGAGATTCCCGACGACCCGTTGGCGCACGTCCGCGTCGGCCAGCTGCTGATGCAGGCCGGCAGCCCGGCGCGCGCCGAGGCGCAGTTCGTCGCCGCGCTCCGCCGCGCCCCGCACGACGAGACGGCGCTGGCCGGGGCGGGCGAGGCCGCCTTCGCGACCGGCGACTACGAGCACGCGCGCGACTACCTGCGGCGCACCGCCGGCGGCGCCGACAGCGAGAGGCTGCAGATCGCCGAGCTGGTGCTCGACATCGATCCGCTGCTGCCGCGCCTCACCGCGCGCGAGCGCGACCGACGGCTCGCCCGCGCGGTCGACGAGCTGCAGGCGCGTGCCGCCGGGTGCGCCAGCGCGGCGGCTCCGCAGCAGGCACTCGCGGATCTGCAGCGGACGTTCGCGGCGGCGCACGCGACGTCGGCCGACAGCCTCGGTCCGGATCTGGCGCGCGTCGCCGGCCTCGCGCGCGACCTGTCGAACCTCTGTCCGCCGCCACAGCCGATCGATCGCGCCATCGTCCTCATCGCCGCGCGGCACGGGTTGGACGCGTCGTGA